Proteins from one Salinispora arenicola genomic window:
- a CDS encoding phosphoglyceromutase, which translates to MTASEGPTVGTLVLLRHGESDWNAKNLFTGWVDVDLTGKGETEARRGGELLREHNLLPDVVHTSLLRRAIRTAELALDTAERNWIAVRRSWRLNERHYGALQGKNKKQTLDEYGEEQFMLWRRSYDTPPPPIADDDEWSQVGDPRYRLLPTELMPRTECLKDVVERMLPYWYDSIVPDILAGRTVLVAAHGNSLRALVKHLDQISDEAIAKLNIPTGIPLRYDLDPQLRPMTLGGTYLDPTAARDAAAAVANQGR; encoded by the coding sequence ATGACTGCTAGTGAGGGGCCCACCGTCGGGACGCTGGTCCTGCTACGACACGGTGAGAGCGACTGGAACGCCAAGAACCTCTTCACCGGCTGGGTCGACGTGGACCTGACCGGCAAGGGGGAGACCGAGGCGCGTCGCGGCGGTGAGCTGCTGCGTGAGCACAACCTGTTGCCGGACGTGGTGCACACCAGCCTGCTTCGCCGGGCGATCCGCACCGCGGAACTGGCGCTGGACACCGCCGAACGGAACTGGATCGCGGTACGTCGCTCCTGGCGGCTCAACGAGCGCCACTACGGCGCCCTGCAGGGCAAGAACAAGAAGCAGACGCTCGACGAGTACGGCGAGGAGCAGTTCATGCTCTGGCGTCGCTCGTATGACACACCGCCACCTCCGATCGCGGACGACGACGAATGGTCGCAGGTCGGAGACCCGCGCTACCGGCTGTTGCCGACCGAGCTGATGCCGCGGACGGAGTGCCTGAAGGACGTCGTGGAGCGGATGCTGCCGTACTGGTACGACTCGATCGTGCCGGACATCCTGGCTGGCCGGACGGTGCTGGTGGCCGCGCACGGCAACTCGTTGCGTGCCCTGGTGAAGCACCTGGACCAGATCAGTGACGAGGCCATCGCGAAGCTGAACATTCCGACGGGCATCCCGCTGCGCTACGACCTCGATCCGCAGTTGCGCCCGATGACACTCGGTGGCACCTACCTGGACCCGACAGCGGCACGCGATGCCGCTGCGGCGGTGGCGAACCAGGGCCGCTGA
- a CDS encoding sensor histidine kinase, with product MEWAVVVALAVGLAVGVLLTRVVVARRGRSTVTGSRQSDSIRPGGRPAIADDSQSGFGRRTIDSLRVGVVVLAADDVPVLVNPAARAMGLLRAGGVPGAVAAHPLIRTLAGQVRRTGVRREIQLDLPRGHDGAAENPLGVHLRAVGLGSGHVAVEAVDVTESHRLARVRRDFVANVSHELKTPIGALQLLAEALLDATEPAGAERPDLSEDLVAARRFAERIQHESTRLGRLVQELLELTRLQGAEPQPAPEPVAVDWVIGEVVDRTRTGASARRIDVVVDGERGLTVYGSDTQLATAVSNLVENAINYSGEDTTVRITARLDDEHVTIAVTDQGIGITPGDVDRIFERFYRADQARSRATGGTGLGLAIVKHIASNHGGRVEVASTLDEGSTFTLRLPARPPDDLSVIPPSVEIEAGPAEFRQV from the coding sequence GTGGAGTGGGCAGTGGTGGTCGCGTTGGCCGTAGGGCTGGCGGTCGGTGTGCTGCTGACCCGTGTCGTCGTGGCGCGGCGGGGCCGATCCACCGTGACCGGGAGCCGCCAATCCGACTCCATCCGACCCGGGGGGAGACCCGCGATAGCCGACGATTCGCAGTCCGGCTTTGGTCGCCGGACAATTGACTCCCTCCGGGTCGGCGTCGTGGTGCTCGCCGCCGACGACGTACCTGTCCTAGTCAACCCGGCAGCCCGCGCGATGGGGCTGCTCCGCGCCGGCGGTGTCCCGGGCGCGGTCGCCGCCCATCCGCTGATCCGGACGCTCGCCGGGCAGGTGCGGCGGACCGGCGTGCGTCGAGAGATCCAGCTGGACCTGCCCCGGGGGCACGACGGCGCCGCGGAGAATCCGCTCGGCGTGCACCTGCGGGCAGTCGGGCTCGGGAGCGGCCATGTCGCCGTGGAGGCCGTTGACGTGACCGAGTCGCACCGGCTGGCCCGGGTCCGGCGCGACTTCGTGGCCAATGTGAGTCATGAGTTGAAAACGCCCATCGGGGCGCTCCAACTGCTCGCCGAAGCGCTGCTCGACGCGACCGAACCGGCCGGCGCGGAGCGGCCGGACCTCTCCGAGGACCTGGTCGCCGCACGCCGGTTCGCCGAACGGATTCAGCACGAATCAACCCGTCTGGGCCGGTTGGTGCAGGAACTGTTGGAGCTGACCCGGCTCCAGGGCGCCGAGCCACAGCCCGCGCCGGAGCCCGTCGCCGTGGACTGGGTCATCGGCGAGGTGGTGGACCGGACGCGGACCGGAGCCAGCGCCCGGAGGATCGACGTGGTGGTCGACGGCGAGCGTGGGTTGACCGTGTATGGCAGCGACACCCAACTGGCTACCGCCGTGTCGAACCTCGTCGAGAACGCCATCAACTACTCGGGTGAGGACACCACCGTCCGGATCACCGCCCGGCTGGACGATGAACACGTCACGATCGCCGTCACCGACCAGGGCATCGGGATAACCCCGGGCGACGTGGACCGGATCTTCGAGCGCTTCTACCGGGCCGACCAGGCGCGGTCCCGCGCGACCGGCGGCACCGGTCTCGGGCTCGCCATCGTCAAGCACATCGCCAGCAACCATGGCGGAAGGGTCGAGGTCGCGAGCACTCTTGACGAGGGGTCGACGTTCACCCTCCGGCTGCCTGCTCGTCCACCGGACGACCTGTCGGTGATACCGCCCTCGGTTGAGATCGAGGCCGGTCCGGCCGAGTTCCGGCAGGTGTAA